A single genomic interval of Gossypium raimondii isolate GPD5lz chromosome 11, ASM2569854v1, whole genome shotgun sequence harbors:
- the LOC105804389 gene encoding pentatricopeptide repeat-containing protein At3g18970, translated as MQSLSRFSFLPLLNLQNPISSHHLKQIHAQLITNGLKEPSFFAKLIKKYCLLSSPQNTKYARLIFKHFHTQSLFLFNTLLRCSQPKDSIFTFAYWVSKGLLVFDDFTYIFVLGACARSQSLSTLWLGRQVHVKAFKSGLMSNLLVKTTLIHFYANNKDILLARSVFDEMTERSSATWNAMIKGYTSQRERSKKCCREALVLFRDMLNDVSGQIPTDTTMVCVLSACSQLGEIYSGACVHGFIEKTIWVPESDVFIGTGLVDMYAKCGYIDSALSIFRLMSVKNVLTWTAMGTGLAVHGRGKEALELLDAMEDSGIKPNPVTFTSLFSACCHTGLVEEGLHLFHSMRSRFGLEPQIQHYGCIVDLLGRAGYLNEAYDFIIEMPIKPDAVLWRSLLSACTVHGDLAMAEKVGNILLRLEPSKNSLHMPITSEDYIALSNVYASTGRWRQVEMVRNKMKLKRVETKPGGSYIQTVCSSP; from the coding sequence ATGCAGTCTCTATCAAGGTTCAGCTTCTTGCCTCTATTAAACCTCCAAAACCCAATTTCTTCACACCACCTTAAACAAATCCATGCCCAGTTAATCACCAATGGCCTCAAAGAACCCTCCTTTTTTGccaaactaattaaaaaatactgCCTTTTATCCTCTCCACAAAATACCAAATATGCACGGTTGATATTCAAACACTTTCACACTCAAAGTTTGTTCCTTTTCAACACTTTGTTAAGATGCAGCCAACCCAAGGACTCAATCTTTACTTTTGCCTATTGGGTTTCAAAAGGACTCttagtttttgatgatttcaCTTATATTTTTGTGCTTGGAGCTTGTGCTAGATCGCAATCATTGTCTACATTATGGTTAGGAAGACAAGTTCATGTAAAAGCTTTTAAATCCGGTCTTATGTCAAATCTTTTGGTGAAGACTACGTTGATTCATTTCTATGCAAATAATAAGGATATTTTGTTAGCAAGAAGTGTGTTTGATGAAATGACTGAGAGAAGCAGTGCTACTTGGAATGCCATGATTAAAGGCTATACTTCACAAAGGGAGAGATCTAAGAAATGTTGTAGGGAAGCTTTGGTGCTTTTTAGAGATATGTTAAATGATGTTTCTGGGCAGATTCCTACTGATACTACCATGGTTTGTGTTCTTTCAGCTTGTTCTCAATTGGGAGAGATTTACAGTGGAGCTTGTGTTCATGGTTTTATAGAGAAGACAATTTGGGTGCCTGAAAGTGATGTTTTTATTGGAACTGGTCTTGTTGACATGTATGCAAAATGTGGGTACATTGATAGTGCTTTAAGCATTTTTAGGCTAATGAGTGTGAAAAATGTTCTGACTTGGACTGCCATGGGAACTGGCTTAGCTGTTCATGGGAGAGGAAAAGAAGCATTGGAGCTTCTAGATGCAATGGAGGATTCAGGTATTAAACCTAATCCAGTGACTTTCACTAGCTTGTTTTCAGCTTGCTGTCATACAGGGCTTGTTGAAGAGGGACTTCACTTGTTTCACAGTATGAGGAGCAGGTTTGGTCTTGAGCCTCAGATACAACATTATGGTTGCATTGTTGATCTTCTAGGCAGGGCAGGATATCTAAATGAAGCCTATGATTTCATCATAGAGATGCCAATCAAACCTGATGCTGTATTATGGCGGAGCTTATTAAGTGCATGTACCGTTCATGGAGATCTTGCAATGGCTGAAAAagtggggaacattttgctcCGGTTAGAGCCATCGAAGAATTCTTTACATATGCCTATTACAAGTGAAGATTATATAGCTTTATCAAATGTTTATGCTTCTACTGGAAGATGGCGACAAGTGGAGATGGTAAGAAACAAAATGAAGTTAAAGAGGGTAGAAACCAAACCTGGTGGTAGTTACATACAGACTGTCTGCAGTTCACCTTGA